Proteins from a genomic interval of Treponema brennaborense DSM 12168:
- a CDS encoding permease: MWEIVRRECVYLWYYVCLQVQLIVPYWVLGLLLGSAVSVFLKDRIASLFLASARTSEPQNAELRTAELQNAAPRFGGKKNAEPRTVSFRGLVPASLLGIASPLCMYGTVPLAASFSVAGAGDGILAAFMTASVLLNPQLLLYTAALGKTAVAVRFASCLLCGVAAGFAVRLYCRVRGKPFFKFTGFSAATSRDTDPNAALRYLKNLWRNVRATGPWFLAGIAAAAAYQRYVPAEVVGRLFGKHEAFGLLTAAALGVPLYVCGGGTVALMAGWLADGMSMGAAAAFMISGPATKITNLGALKTVLGSGHFFAYIGFSVVFAAAAGFVTDLFC; encoded by the coding sequence ATGTGGGAAATCGTCAGGCGGGAATGCGTTTATCTGTGGTATTACGTGTGCCTGCAAGTGCAGCTGATCGTTCCGTATTGGGTGCTCGGATTGCTGCTCGGTTCCGCCGTGTCGGTGTTTTTGAAAGACCGCATCGCTTCGCTGTTTTTGGCTTCGGCGCGAACCTCTGAACCGCAAAACGCTGAATTGCGAACCGCTGAATTGCAAAACGCCGCACCGCGGTTCGGCGGGAAAAAAAACGCTGAACCGCGAACCGTTTCTTTCAGGGGACTCGTACCGGCGAGCCTGCTGGGCATCGCTTCTCCGCTGTGCATGTACGGAACGGTTCCGCTCGCGGCGTCGTTTTCGGTCGCCGGAGCGGGCGACGGTATCCTCGCCGCGTTCATGACCGCTTCGGTACTGCTCAATCCCCAGCTTTTGCTGTATACGGCGGCGTTGGGAAAAACGGCGGTTGCGGTCAGATTCGCGTCGTGTCTGCTTTGCGGAGTGGCGGCGGGATTCGCCGTCCGTCTGTATTGCCGCGTGCGCGGCAAGCCGTTTTTTAAGTTTACCGGTTTTTCTGCCGCGACGAGTCGCGATACGGATCCGAACGCGGCGCTGCGGTATCTTAAAAATCTGTGGCGGAACGTAAGGGCGACCGGACCGTGGTTTCTGGCGGGTATCGCGGCTGCGGCTGCGTATCAGCGGTACGTTCCCGCGGAAGTCGTGGGGCGCCTGTTCGGAAAACACGAAGCGTTCGGACTGCTCACGGCCGCGGCGCTCGGCGTTCCGTTGTACGTGTGCGGCGGCGGTACCGTCGCGCTGATGGCCGGCTGGCTTGCAGACGGGATGAGCATGGGCGCTGCCGCCGCGTTCATGATCAGCGGTCCGGCGACGAAAATAACCAATCTGGGTGCGCTCAAAACGGTTCTCGGTTCGGGCCATTTTTTTGCGTACATCGGTTTTTCCGTCGTGTTCGCCGCCGCTGCCGGTTTCGTTACCGATCTGTTCTGTTAA
- a CDS encoding dicarboxylate/amino acid:cation symporter, giving the protein MKNIVKSLPFKLLLGVVLGILAGLVATESVMHVVVTIKYVLNQVIVFCVPLIIIGFIAPSITKLGSNASKMLGIAVLIAYVSSLGAALFSMTAGFILIPHLSISSDVTGLKDLPGILFRLDIPQIIPVMSALVFSLLLGLAATWTKAKLITGILDEFQEIVLVIVTKVVIPLLPVFIAFTFCALSYEGTITKQLPVFLQVVLIVMVGHYIWLALLYGAAGIYSRKNPLAVIKNYGPAYITAVGTMSSAATLAVALRCAKKSQPTLRGDMVDFGIPLFANIHLCGSVLTEVFFVMTVSKILYGAVPSVGTMVLFCVLLGIFAIGAPGVPGGTVMASLGLIISVLGFDESGTALMLTIFALQDSFGTACNVTGDGALTLILTGFAEKHGIKKQESGTAVL; this is encoded by the coding sequence ATGAAAAACATCGTGAAGAGTCTGCCGTTCAAGCTGCTGCTGGGGGTCGTACTCGGTATTCTGGCAGGGCTTGTCGCCACCGAAAGTGTCATGCACGTCGTCGTAACGATCAAGTACGTTCTGAATCAGGTTATCGTATTCTGCGTACCGCTGATCATCATCGGGTTTATCGCCCCGTCGATCACGAAGCTGGGCAGCAACGCGTCCAAAATGCTCGGTATAGCGGTACTGATTGCGTACGTTTCATCGCTCGGCGCCGCGCTTTTTTCCATGACGGCGGGATTCATACTGATACCGCATCTTTCCATTTCTTCCGACGTTACCGGGCTGAAAGATCTGCCCGGCATCCTGTTCCGCCTCGACATTCCGCAGATCATTCCGGTCATGAGCGCGCTCGTATTTTCGCTGCTGCTCGGTTTGGCCGCTACCTGGACGAAGGCCAAACTCATCACCGGCATTTTGGACGAATTTCAGGAAATCGTACTGGTTATCGTAACTAAAGTCGTCATTCCGCTGCTGCCGGTGTTCATTGCGTTTACGTTCTGCGCGCTTTCATACGAAGGTACTATCACCAAACAGCTGCCGGTGTTTCTGCAAGTCGTCCTCATCGTTATGGTCGGCCACTATATTTGGCTCGCCTTGCTGTACGGAGCGGCGGGAATTTATTCGCGGAAAAATCCGCTCGCCGTTATCAAGAATTACGGGCCGGCGTACATTACGGCGGTCGGCACGATGTCTTCCGCCGCAACGCTCGCCGTCGCGTTGCGTTGTGCAAAAAAATCGCAGCCCACGCTGCGCGGTGATATGGTCGACTTCGGCATTCCGCTGTTCGCCAACATCCATTTGTGCGGTTCCGTTCTGACCGAAGTATTTTTCGTGATGACGGTTTCAAAGATACTGTACGGTGCCGTCCCCTCCGTCGGAACGATGGTACTGTTCTGCGTTCTGCTGGGCATTTTCGCCATCGGCGCGCCGGGCGTACCCGGCGGTACCGTTATGGCGTCGCTCGGTCTCATCATCAGCGTTCTGGGATTTGATGAAAGCGGAACGGCGCTCATGCTGACCATATTCGCGCTGCAGGATAGCTTCGGCACCGCCTGCAACGTTACCGGAGACGGCGCGCTCACGCTGATACTGACGGGATTCGCCGAAAAGCACGGCATCAAAAAACAGGAAAGCGGAACCGCCGTACTGTAG
- a CDS encoding serine dehydratase subunit alpha family protein — protein MKKTDEKYAAYVQILKEELVSAMGCTEPIAVAYAAAEARRVLGTLPDRVTVGVSGSILKNVKSVIVPHTGGLKGIAAAAAAGIVAGNPEKQLEVLAEVTDAQIARIKSFMTETPVTVEHVDNGITFDIIVELHADGGTESGETALVRIANYHTNIVRIEKNGRILEQREVTAETESLTNRELLNMADIWDFSTTVDVGDVRDVLERQMQYNLAIAEEGLRGDYGANIGKVLMTSAGGTVAGKAKAMAAAGSDARMNGCELPVVINSGSGNQGITVSVPLIVYAEALNTGREKLLRALTLSNLTAIHVKTPIGRLSAYCGAVNAGAGAGAGIAYLSGGGYEEVIHTVVNALAIVSGIVCDGAKASCAAKIASSIEAGILGYDMYAHGQQFYGGDGIVTKGVEATLKNIGRLGKEGMRETNEQIIKMMIES, from the coding sequence ATGAAAAAAACAGACGAAAAATATGCCGCATACGTGCAGATACTGAAAGAAGAACTGGTTTCGGCGATGGGCTGCACCGAACCGATCGCCGTCGCCTACGCGGCGGCCGAAGCGCGCCGGGTACTCGGAACGCTGCCCGACCGCGTTACCGTCGGCGTCAGCGGAAGCATCCTCAAAAACGTCAAGTCGGTCATCGTACCGCACACCGGCGGGCTGAAAGGCATCGCGGCGGCAGCGGCGGCGGGAATCGTCGCCGGAAATCCTGAAAAACAGCTTGAAGTTCTTGCCGAAGTCACGGACGCCCAAATCGCCCGCATCAAATCATTTATGACGGAAACACCCGTTACCGTCGAACACGTGGATAACGGCATTACGTTCGACATTATCGTCGAACTGCACGCGGACGGCGGAACGGAGAGCGGGGAAACGGCGCTCGTCCGAATCGCGAACTATCACACGAACATCGTCCGGATAGAAAAAAACGGCCGGATCCTCGAACAGCGCGAAGTAACGGCGGAAACCGAATCTCTGACGAACCGGGAACTGCTCAACATGGCCGATATTTGGGATTTCAGCACGACCGTCGACGTGGGCGACGTGCGCGACGTACTCGAACGGCAGATGCAGTATAATCTGGCTATTGCCGAAGAAGGACTTCGCGGCGATTACGGAGCGAACATCGGTAAAGTACTTATGACGAGCGCGGGCGGTACTGTCGCCGGTAAAGCGAAAGCGATGGCCGCCGCCGGATCGGACGCCCGAATGAACGGCTGCGAACTGCCGGTGGTCATCAATTCCGGCAGCGGCAATCAGGGCATTACGGTGTCGGTACCGCTGATCGTGTACGCCGAAGCATTGAACACCGGCAGGGAAAAACTGCTGCGCGCGCTCACGCTCTCGAATCTGACCGCCATTCACGTCAAAACGCCTATCGGCAGATTGTCGGCGTACTGCGGCGCAGTCAACGCCGGCGCGGGCGCGGGCGCGGGCATTGCGTATCTGTCCGGCGGCGGCTATGAGGAAGTGATACACACCGTCGTCAACGCGCTCGCAATCGTATCGGGCATCGTGTGCGACGGCGCAAAAGCTTCGTGTGCGGCGAAAATCGCCTCTTCCATAGAAGCGGGAATTCTCGGCTACGATATGTACGCGCACGGACAGCAGTTTTACGGCGGTGACGGAATCGTTACCAAAGGGGTGGAAGCGACGCTCAAAAATATCGGACGGCTGGGTAAAGAAGGTATGAGAGAAACCAACGAACAGATTATAAAAATGATGATAGAATCGTAG
- a CDS encoding LysR family transcriptional regulator: protein MEIRELKTFLQVAKQSSFCKAADVLGYSQAAVTIQIKSLERDLGVQLFDRIGKRISLTHAGTTFYQYALNVIRDLNHVKGMLSESAQLQGMLVIGTIESVCSSLLPPLAAEFHRLYPNVALKIVVDTPNVLLSMLNANTLDLVYFLDRRIYDAKWIKVLEQPEAVIFAASTRFPLAGKKQLSIDEVIAQPMLLTEYNASYRLALEQRLAAAGKSIRPFLEIGDTGFIVTLLRDNAGVSFLPEFTVRADIACGSLTALDVADFQLRTWRQLVYHKDKWVSREMKAFIALVQEKELGADA, encoded by the coding sequence ATGGAAATCCGTGAATTGAAAACTTTTCTGCAAGTCGCAAAGCAGAGCAGCTTCTGCAAGGCCGCCGACGTTTTGGGCTATTCGCAGGCGGCGGTTACGATTCAAATCAAAAGTCTTGAAAGAGATCTGGGCGTGCAGCTGTTCGATCGTATCGGAAAGCGGATTTCGCTGACGCACGCGGGCACGACGTTTTATCAGTACGCGCTGAACGTGATCCGCGATTTAAATCACGTGAAAGGGATGCTTTCCGAGTCGGCCCAGCTGCAAGGAATGCTGGTTATCGGCACGATAGAATCCGTGTGCAGTTCGCTGCTTCCGCCGCTCGCCGCTGAATTTCACCGGCTGTATCCGAACGTCGCGCTGAAAATCGTCGTCGACACGCCAAATGTACTGCTTTCCATGCTGAACGCAAACACCTTGGATCTGGTGTACTTTCTTGACCGGCGGATATACGACGCAAAATGGATCAAAGTGCTGGAACAGCCGGAAGCGGTTATTTTTGCCGCTTCAACCAGATTTCCGCTCGCCGGAAAAAAGCAGCTGTCCATAGACGAGGTTATCGCGCAGCCGATGCTGCTGACCGAGTACAACGCCAGTTACCGGCTGGCGCTGGAACAGCGGCTCGCTGCCGCCGGTAAAAGTATTCGGCCTTTTTTGGAAATCGGCGATACGGGTTTTATCGTTACGCTGCTGCGGGACAACGCGGGCGTTTCGTTTTTGCCGGAATTTACCGTCCGTGCCGATATTGCGTGCGGTTCGCTTACCGCGCTCGACGTGGCCGATTTTCAGCTGCGTACGTGGCGGCAGCTGGTTTACCACAAGGATAAATGGGTCAGCCGTGAAATGAAAGCGTTTATCGCCCTGGTGCAGGAAAAAGAACTCGGCGCGGATGCGTGA
- a CDS encoding 30S ribosomal protein S1 — translation MKFLEPGQEIETTVVAVSADSIFLDLNMKSEGVADRAEFTDADGKLTVKEGDTVKVFFMGDKNGEMRFTAKISGDKADKTVLENAYKSGIPVEGHVEKEIKGGFEIKIGTSRAFCPYSQMGFRQKESPDFYIGKSLPFKIQEYKENGRNILVSNRVMGEESYEENLAKLQETLKIGSTVAGVIEAVQSYGAFVDIGGFRALLPVSEISHSRVDDIRSVLSEGQKIEAQIIKLDWNNERISLSLKALERDPWDDVVRKYPADSKHAGTVSRIAEFGLFVALEPGVDGLVHVSELEDANRNTNLRKLYKIGDKLSVVVKAVDAEQKRLSLKPAASSEQDSSAAKYLKNQDDSDTYNPFAALLKK, via the coding sequence ATGAAATTTTTGGAACCCGGGCAGGAAATAGAGACGACGGTGGTTGCCGTTTCAGCGGATAGTATTTTTCTCGATTTGAATATGAAAAGCGAGGGCGTTGCCGATCGCGCCGAATTTACCGATGCGGACGGTAAGCTTACGGTAAAAGAAGGCGATACGGTAAAAGTTTTTTTCATGGGTGATAAAAACGGCGAAATGCGTTTTACCGCCAAAATCAGCGGCGACAAGGCCGATAAAACCGTGCTCGAAAACGCGTATAAAAGCGGTATCCCCGTCGAGGGTCACGTTGAAAAAGAAATTAAAGGCGGTTTTGAAATTAAGATAGGAACGAGCCGCGCGTTCTGTCCGTATTCGCAGATGGGTTTCAGACAAAAAGAAAGTCCCGATTTTTATATCGGTAAATCGCTGCCGTTCAAGATTCAGGAATACAAGGAAAACGGCCGGAACATTCTGGTGTCGAACCGCGTGATGGGTGAAGAATCGTATGAAGAAAATTTGGCGAAATTGCAGGAAACGCTGAAAATCGGTTCTACGGTGGCCGGCGTTATAGAGGCCGTTCAAAGCTACGGCGCGTTCGTCGATATCGGCGGATTCAGGGCGCTGCTGCCCGTTTCCGAGATTTCGCACAGCCGCGTGGACGATATCCGCAGCGTGCTTTCCGAAGGACAGAAAATCGAAGCGCAGATTATCAAACTCGATTGGAATAACGAACGGATTTCGCTCAGTCTGAAGGCACTTGAGCGCGATCCGTGGGACGACGTTGTGCGCAAATATCCGGCAGATTCAAAACACGCGGGGACGGTTTCGCGGATTGCCGAATTCGGTCTGTTCGTTGCACTGGAACCGGGGGTGGACGGGTTGGTTCACGTTTCCGAGCTGGAAGACGCAAACCGGAACACGAATCTGCGTAAGCTCTATAAAATCGGCGACAAACTGTCGGTCGTGGTCAAAGCGGTCGACGCGGAGCAGAAACGCTTGTCGCTGAAACCCGCGGCTTCGAGCGAACAGGACTCGTCGGCGGCGAAATATCTGAAAAATCAGGACGATTCGGACACGTATAATCCGTTCGCCGCGCTGCTCAAAAAATAA
- a CDS encoding AraC family transcriptional regulator: MITCEIVNKAIDFILANLRNDISVDDVAAYCGYSKFHFCRLFKTQTGESVYAFVKRMRMEQCAFRLKVERHRTVSDIGIDYGLSSSNFATLFREFQDTSPYYFRKGAVRRSVEHPFFHAENDELESFDECRKKITIEMLPDYHVVYERRKGNYHNLSGDWCAFIEKYGTYHTENSLLFERTYSDPSVTDADSCLYDICMEVPLGCPLENTCTLTGGKFAVYHFNGSPKLIFAAYQSVFNVWMPCTGALTDNRYGFDIYRNVAADASHMEIDLCIPIC, encoded by the coding sequence ATGATTACGTGTGAAATCGTGAACAAGGCGATAGACTTCATACTGGCCAATTTACGGAACGATATTTCGGTGGACGACGTCGCCGCGTACTGCGGATATTCCAAATTCCATTTCTGCCGTTTATTCAAAACGCAGACCGGTGAGAGCGTGTACGCGTTCGTCAAACGGATGCGGATGGAACAATGTGCGTTCCGGCTTAAAGTGGAGCGGCACCGCACCGTGAGCGACATCGGAATCGATTACGGTTTGAGTTCGTCGAACTTTGCGACGCTTTTCAGGGAATTTCAGGACACGTCGCCGTACTATTTCCGAAAAGGTGCCGTCCGGCGTTCCGTGGAACATCCGTTTTTTCACGCGGAAAACGACGAACTCGAATCGTTCGACGAATGCCGGAAAAAAATCACCATAGAAATGCTGCCCGATTATCACGTGGTTTATGAGCGCCGAAAAGGCAATTATCACAATTTATCGGGCGACTGGTGCGCGTTTATTGAAAAATACGGAACATATCATACTGAAAACAGCCTGCTGTTCGAGCGCACCTACAGCGACCCGTCCGTTACCGACGCCGATAGCTGTTTGTACGATATCTGTATGGAAGTGCCGCTCGGCTGTCCGCTTGAAAACACGTGCACGCTGACCGGCGGAAAGTTCGCCGTGTACCATTTCAACGGATCTCCGAAACTGATATTCGCCGCGTATCAGAGCGTGTTCAACGTATGGATGCCGTGCACGGGCGCGCTGACCGACAATCGGTACGGGTTCGACATTTACCGGAATGTCGCCGCCGACGCGTCGCATATGGAAATCGATTTGTGTATTCCGATTTGCTGA
- a CDS encoding GNAT family N-acetyltransferase, whose protein sequence is MSASNYYALGCFLVSGQYKGKGHGKALLEYVITEAKKMKRAELLLLSEQKTAFFERHKMAFKTGIC, encoded by the coding sequence ATCTCGGCGTCGAATTACTATGCACTTGGATGCTTTTTGGTATCGGGACAATATAAAGGAAAAGGTCATGGAAAAGCATTATTGGAATATGTGATAACGGAAGCCAAAAAAATGAAAAGAGCGGAATTGTTGCTGTTGTCGGAACAAAAAACTGCATTTTTTGAGCGACACAAAATGGCTTTTAAAACAGGGATTTGTTGA
- a CDS encoding DUF3795 domain-containing protein translates to MKNDKRTEGRKRLMKMPVKIDTEMLAPCGMNCLVCYKHCHTKKTHQPCQGCLLESKGKPQHCRKCKIKECVKEKSLSYCFECSDFPCRLIKNLEKSYNQRYCESLVENSRIAKEQGIPHLMETQIQKYGCSDCDGIISLHDTVCTECGKTRMNDADQAVQICSDSDKE, encoded by the coding sequence TTGAAAAATGATAAAAGGACGGAAGGGAGGAAAAGGCTAATGAAAATGCCTGTGAAAATTGATACGGAAATGCTTGCGCCGTGCGGTATGAACTGTCTGGTCTGTTATAAACATTGCCATACAAAAAAAACGCACCAACCTTGCCAGGGATGTCTGCTTGAAAGCAAGGGAAAGCCGCAACATTGCCGCAAATGTAAGATTAAAGAGTGTGTCAAAGAAAAATCCCTGTCCTATTGCTTTGAATGCAGTGATTTTCCGTGCAGGCTGATAAAAAACCTTGAAAAAAGCTATAATCAACGATATTGTGAAAGCCTTGTTGAAAACAGCAGAATTGCAAAGGAACAAGGCATACCGCACCTTATGGAAACACAGATACAAAAATACGGCTGTTCAGACTGTGACGGTATAATATCATTGCATGATACTGTATGTACGGAATGCGGAAAAACAAGAATGAACGACGCTGATCAGGCGGTGCAAATTTGCTCAGATTCAGATAAGGAGTAA
- a CDS encoding type II toxin-antitoxin system PemK/MazF family toxin has product MGMVVNQYEVFLIDLDPTMGHDMQKTRPCLVLSPNEMNHHISTVIVAPMTTKSHSFPTRVQLKFAEKQGWIVLDQIRTIDKVRLVKKVGKIETKTIKKVKEVLMEMLID; this is encoded by the coding sequence ATGGGTATGGTAGTTAATCAATATGAAGTATTTCTCATTGATTTAGACCCAACGATGGGACATGATATGCAGAAAACAAGACCTTGTTTAGTGCTCTCGCCAAATGAAATGAATCATCATATTAGTACAGTAATCGTTGCACCTATGACAACGAAATCACACAGTTTTCCAACGCGAGTACAATTGAAATTTGCAGAAAAGCAAGGGTGGATTGTGTTGGATCAAATACGAACAATAGACAAGGTTCGCTTAGTGAAGAAGGTGGGAAAGATTGAAACAAAAACAATAAAGAAAGTGAAAGAAGTCTTGATGGAAATGCTCATTGATTAG
- a CDS encoding AbrB/MazE/SpoVT family DNA-binding domain-containing protein — protein MLVSLVVIGNSKGIRLPKTVIDQLQVKDKLELEIEDSKIVLKPVKSKARQGWNESFINMHQTNEDTIIDEAPIESEAFEWVW, from the coding sequence ATGCTAGTGTCGCTTGTCGTAATAGGTAATTCCAAAGGAATAAGACTGCCCAAAACAGTCATAGATCAACTACAAGTAAAGGATAAGCTCGAATTAGAAATAGAAGACAGCAAGATTGTGCTTAAACCAGTAAAGTCAAAAGCTCGGCAAGGCTGGAATGAATCATTTATCAACATGCATCAAACAAATGAGGATACTATCATTGATGAGGCTCCGATTGAATCCGAGGCATTTGAATGGGTATGGTAG
- a CDS encoding IS110 family transposase — protein sequence MNRIVYIGMDVHKDTYSLCSFDSHENYMFSETTIKSETTAVLAYIKTIENRFKDDDVMVVCGYEAGPTGFSLCRELQKKNISCVVMAPSSLPKSTDDKKRKTDKIDARQLALHLAHNTYKSVNVLTPEMETIKELTRTRATALKAQKRAKQILLSFLLRKGMVYPYGNRSKYWTQKFYAWLKTLEFTNDIERYSFEEYLSEVNHQMSRVSRLDDKIAEIAETPLIKDDVKKLCCFSGISILTAVTLISEVEDFNRFEKATYFASYLGLCPGIHASGLSSQNRGITKAGNKHLRCLLIEAAQSMSHSQLCGKKSLRLLARQKDMNPLIVFYADKATERIKRKRNSMIFRGVNPNKATTAAAREMACFIWGMMTNNIA from the coding sequence ATGAATAGAATAGTTTATATTGGAATGGATGTCCATAAGGACACGTACAGTCTTTGCAGTTTTGACTCTCATGAAAACTATATGTTTTCAGAGACAACGATTAAATCAGAGACTACTGCAGTACTTGCATATATTAAGACGATCGAAAATCGTTTTAAGGATGATGATGTGATGGTCGTCTGCGGATACGAGGCAGGGCCAACTGGATTTTCATTATGTCGAGAGCTCCAAAAGAAAAATATATCCTGCGTTGTTATGGCGCCATCATCACTGCCTAAATCGACAGATGATAAAAAAAGAAAAACTGATAAAATCGATGCTCGTCAGCTCGCCCTGCATTTAGCCCATAACACCTATAAATCAGTGAACGTCTTAACGCCAGAAATGGAAACGATTAAGGAATTAACCCGAACCAGAGCTACCGCATTGAAAGCCCAAAAGAGAGCAAAGCAAATTTTGCTGTCCTTCTTACTGAGAAAAGGCATGGTATATCCCTATGGCAACAGATCTAAATACTGGACGCAAAAGTTTTATGCTTGGCTCAAGACTCTCGAGTTCACTAATGATATCGAACGCTACTCTTTTGAAGAATATCTTTCCGAGGTCAATCACCAAATGAGCAGGGTATCCAGGCTCGATGACAAAATCGCAGAAATTGCGGAAACCCCCTTAATCAAAGATGACGTTAAAAAACTATGCTGTTTCAGCGGTATCAGCATTCTTACCGCCGTAACTCTTATTTCTGAGGTCGAAGACTTCAATCGTTTTGAAAAGGCAACGTATTTCGCAAGCTATCTTGGTTTATGTCCGGGTATTCATGCAAGTGGTTTATCAAGCCAAAACAGGGGAATCACAAAGGCAGGAAATAAACACTTGCGATGTCTATTGATCGAGGCCGCACAATCCATGAGCCACTCGCAGTTATGCGGGAAAAAATCGCTTCGTTTATTAGCGCGGCAGAAAGACATGAATCCTTTGATTGTTTTCTATGCCGATAAAGCCACCGAACGTATCAAACGAAAAAGGAACTCAATGATTTTTCGTGGTGTCAACCCAAACAAAGCGACGACTGCAGCCGCCCGTGAAATGGCCTGTTTTATTTGGGGAATGATGACGAATAATATTGCATAA
- a CDS encoding NERD domain-containing protein, producing MSILLVILIVIIVIIFRVNSSKIKGSVGEFKVNTILSFLNFECISLHDMMIRNSKGSTSQIDHLVLSEYGIFVIETKNYKGWIFGNEKSEYWTQVLFKEKHKFRNPVKQNWSHIYALKDILFEYKKIRYYPIVVFSGNATLKDIESSVPVIYESSLNQTIRNYSTEKCLTNEEVLQIKNLLESKKITEKGAKKEHVEEIHQSIFEKQLKKESLICPRCNSELKLREGKYGKFYGCSNYPNCRFTMKY from the coding sequence ATGAGCATATTATTAGTAATTTTAATCGTAATTATTGTAATTATATTTAGAGTTAACTCTTCAAAGATTAAAGGTTCTGTTGGAGAGTTCAAAGTAAATACAATATTAAGTTTTCTTAATTTTGAATGTATTTCTTTGCACGACATGATGATAAGGAATTCAAAAGGATCAACTTCCCAAATTGATCACTTAGTTTTATCGGAATACGGAATTTTTGTAATAGAAACAAAAAATTATAAAGGATGGATTTTTGGAAATGAAAAATCAGAATACTGGACACAGGTTCTTTTCAAAGAAAAGCATAAGTTTAGAAATCCAGTTAAACAAAATTGGAGTCATATTTATGCGCTAAAAGATATTTTATTTGAATATAAGAAAATAAGGTATTATCCAATTGTTGTTTTTTCCGGAAATGCAACATTGAAAGATATAGAATCGTCAGTTCCTGTAATTTATGAATCTTCATTAAATCAAACAATTAGAAATTACAGCACAGAAAAATGCTTAACAAATGAAGAAGTTCTACAAATTAAGAATTTACTAGAATCAAAAAAAATAACAGAGAAAGGTGCTAAAAAAGAGCATGTAGAAGAAATTCATCAAAGTATTTTTGAAAAACAATTAAAAAAGGAAAGCTTAATTTGTCCGAGATGTAATTCGGAATTGAAATTAAGAGAAGGAAAATATGGTAAATTTTATGGATGCTCAAATTATCCAAATTGTAGATTTACCATGAAGTATTAG
- a CDS encoding DUF1697 domain-containing protein — MKRYIAFLRGVNISGKNEIPMAELKKDYEKAVFWSFSRKDYQKTNWWSKTASASIGNKLTIRTAHTVGKIMGI; from the coding sequence ATGAAAAGATATATTGCCTTTTTGCGTGGTGTCAATATAAGCGGTAAAAATGAGATTCCAATGGCAGAATTAAAAAAGGACTATGAAAAAGCGGTGTTCTGGTCTTTCAGCCGAAAAGATTATCAAAAAACAAACTGGTGGTCAAAAACGGCGAGTGCAAGCATCGGCAACAAACTGACAATAAGAACGGCACATACTGTCGGGAAAATAATGGGAATATAA
- a CDS encoding GNAT family N-acetyltransferase yields the protein MGIEEQTLEMLFITPEGRGNGLGKRLMGYGTENFSIKELAVNEQNPLAKGFYEHMGFQVYKRTDHDEQGNPYPLLYMKLN from the coding sequence ATGGGAATAGAAGAACAAACACTTGAAATGCTGTTTATTACACCGGAAGGAAGAGGCAACGGTTTGGGGAAACGATTAATGGGATATGGAACAGAGAATTTTTCAATCAAAGAATTAGCTGTTAATGAACAAAATCCGCTTGCAAAAGGGTTTTATGAACACATGGGTTTTCAAGTCTATAAAAGAACAGACCACGATGAACAAGGGAACCCCTATCCGCTTTTATACATGAAATTAAATTAG